TTCTGTGGGAAGATCTGGCCGATCACTTTTTCCATGTCATAATATTGACGTGCTGTGTCGACGTAATTGATACCCCTGTCCATGGCATATTCCAGCAGGGAGCAATCCTGCATCCCTGCATTTCCAAAAGATATGTCGGACACCTTGTATCCAGTGCGTCCAAGAGTGCGGTACCCTTTGATCTTCGGCTTTTGGGCGTCGCCGGCAGTTTTATCCTGTCCCGCCACGGCACCAGAGGCCACAAGCCCCAGTCCCGTACCCAGGATCCCTGCAGCTGAACGGCCGAGAAAGGATCTTCTCGAAATACTCTTTCCCTTCTTTTCCATGATCAGTCACTTTCCTTTCTTGATTCGATGCCTATTCAAGCTCCAGCCCGTATGACTCATCGATCATAAGGGGCGGCATCGGCCCGTCGAGTGGATTCTTGTCCTTCACATACCAGTCGTACCACTGAAGGTGCCTGTACAGGACATCGATCCTGCCAGGCTGTTTTCTGTTGCCATGACCTTCCCCGGGGTATTGTACCAACCTGACCGCCGGGTGGTCGTTCATCTTTAGTCTGCGATAGAATTCCATACTCTGTGATGGGTGTACCCGGGTGTCCGCAGCGCCTCCAACGATCAGAACCGCCGTGCGGCTTTTATTCGCGTAGTAGATCGGGCTTCTTTCCAGGGCGAACATCCACTGATCCCTGTCGGCATCGAGTTTCTTTCCTGAATGTACATAGAGTTCTTCGTATGGGATGTCCGTTGTGCCTCGTTTACTTATAAGATCGCTTATGCCGACAAACATGCATACGGCCCTGACATACCGGGTGTAGTACGACGCGAACCATGCTGACGCGTATCCACCGTATGAGCCACCGCCCATTCCGACCCTGTCCGGGTCAGCGATTCCCTTTGAGACAAGATGCTCGATGCCGTCGGCCAGATCGTCGAATTCTTTTCCGGCAGCATCCATGTATCCCTCCAGGGCGAATTCTGTCCCATATCCGGTACTTGCCCTGTAATTGGGGAAGAAGACCAGGTAGCCTCTGCCTGCCAGGACCTGGGCTGGATTGAAATAGCTTCCGATCCATGTGTTGCGGTAATGTGCCTCGGGGCCGCCATGCACCCCTACGATAAGCGGGTATTTCTGACCTTCCATGTAATCGACCGGATAGACCAGGATGCCTTCGATCTCAAGGCCATCGCGAGCCTTGTAATTGATCACTTCCTGGCGGCCGAGTTTTCTTCCAGTGATCCATGGGTTTTCTTCTGTCAGTCTTTTCATCCCGCCTTTTCCGTATTTCCAGTAGAAGACGTCTCCTGGAATATCGACGGCGTTGCCGATGAACGCGAAGTGTTTGAAATCACCCGTAACAGAGGGGAAATTGAAGACGATGCCGGTCCTGGATCCGTCCAGGATGATCTTTCGCTTTCCCCCTTTTGCGTCAATGGTGTTCAGCGTGTTCCAGACACCTTCTGACGCCGTGTACACGACAGTCTTGTCGTTTTTCCATCCTATACGACTTACATGTCCCCTGAATCCCGGCTCTGTGAGATTCAATGTCGTACCACTCTCGATATCGATGACAAAAGCCTGGCTGACAGCGTGGTCTTTTCTATCAAGCGAGGCCGTAAAAGCAAGCTTTTCCCCGTTGGGGCTTATCGCGAAATTTCCCAGCTTCCCTTCGTTTTTGCTCAAGAGGGTGAGCTCTTCCGAGTCCAGGTCCAGGATGTATATATTTTGAAACATGTAGACATGATCAATCAGGTTTGAGGGAGTTATGGATACAGCCATGCGGTCACCCGAGGGAGCGAACTCGAATTTGACCACATTGACATCCTCCGTCAATCCGGTCGTTTCACCAGTACCACCGTTGCTGTCGACTCCGATCATGTGAATATCATGGTTTCGCAGGTCTTCCTCGAAATAGATGAATCCATATCCTTTGTCGGTGAGTTTATCTATCCTGTCGGTCTTTGCTTCTATCGCTGTGTAGGCGATCCGGTCCCCGGAAGGATGCCATCTGAAGGAGCCGACGGAAGTCTCGGAACTTGTCACCTGTACGGCCTCACCACCACCGACAGGGATCATCCAGACCTGTTTCTTTGCTTTTTCGCCACGCGTCGTGAGGAATGCCAGGAGCGATCCGTCCGGACTGAATCGTGGAGAGGAAATATTGACTTTGCCCATGATAAAGGGGCGGATCTCCCCGGTCTTTGCCGAAGCGAGATAGAGCTCTGACCATGCGCCACCCGCCTTTTCGTCCACGGTCCTCGGGACGGAGACAAGGTAGGCGATCCATTCGCCGTCGGGATTGATAACGGCGTTCCGGCAATTCCTGACGCTGAGCATATCTGCCGGGGAGACAGGTTCCCCGATACCGGCCTCTGAGGCCAGAGTGAAAAGTGCCGGGAACAAGAGCAGGATCCCCAGCGCGCTCAATGATCGGATAAAGATCTGATTTCTCATTTTCGGTGGCTCCTTTCGTTGTGGGAACGCATGGCACGTCTACTACGATTATTAGCCGAAAGATCCAGGCAAGGTCAAGGCATGAAAACAGTACGCATCCCCCGGCTCATCCCTTTTAGGTTGGAAGCCCGGGCAGCTGGTGGTAGACTGGGCGGGACCGTTTGCGGTGCGTGAGGCATCGCATCGTTATGTTTGATCCTTCGGGAAAGGATGCCTGATGACGAAGACCACGACAAAACTTCCACCTGAAGCTTACAGACAGCTCCAGGAGGGGGAGAGCTACCATCCAATAATACCCGCCGGGAGCCCGACGCTGGAAGTGACTCTCAGGTCGGTAGGTGTCGGACTGGTCATGGCGATGATATTCTCTCTCGCTTCGGCGTATCTGGCGTTGAAAACGGGACAGGGGATGGAAGCGGCCATTCCGATAGCGATCCTCGCGATAGGTCTGGCTAATCTCTTCGCGCGAAAAAGCACTATTCTCGAGAATGTGATCATCCAGTCGATCGGGGCGGCCTCAAGCGCCGTCGTGGCCGGAGCGGTATTCACTATACCTGCTCTCTACATGCTGGATATAGAAGTATCTTTCTGGCATATATTCTTCACAGCTTTCTTCGGTGGCTGCCTCGGAGTACTCTTTCTGATCCCGCTTCGTGATTATCTGATCGTAAAAGAACATGGAAAACTTCCTTTCCCGGAAGCAATGGCTACGACAGAGATACTTGTCGCGGGAGAGAGCGCGGGACAACAGGCCCGGACACTTATTTTCAGCGCGGTGATAGCCTTCTTCTACGATCTGTTCATATTGACCTTCGGGTTCTGGAAGGAGATCATTTCCTTTCATGCTATCGGTATCGGAAGATGGATGGAGGAACGTTTCTCCATGGCGATACGGATCGACGGGCTTTCCGCGATCGTCGGGTTGGGATATATAGTCGGTGTTAAGTACGCATCAATAATTGCGGCAGGCAGTTTCCTTTCTTATCTGGTATTTATCCCTCTGGTCTCATATTTAGGATCTCATCTGACCGGGATCATTCCTCCCGGGGACGTCCCGATCATGCAGATGTCGACAGACGATATCTTTGTGAACTATGTCCGGTTGATGGGCATCGGCGGTATAGCCGGAGCCGGGGTCATGGGAATAATCAAGAGTATTCCGTCGATCGGCAAATCGTTCAAGCTCGGGATCCAGGGGATCGCTGCTTCGAGAGCGGAGGGACATGACGACGTAAGGACCGAGAGGGACATGAACCTGCGCGACGTATTCATAGGTATTGCGGCAATAGGGATATGCCTCTGGCTCTTCTTCAGGGGTGGTCTGGCTGACTCGCTTGTAAGCACAGTCGGTGTTCTTCTCGCGCTGGGCATATCTTTTCTCTTTACGATGGTGGCGGCCCGCGCGATCGGTCTTATCGGGACCAATCCCGTATCTGGGATGACACTTGCGACATTGATCATAACCAGTGTCATCCTTACCAAAATGGGGCTGTCAGGCAAGCCGGGCATGTTCGTGGCCCTGATCATAGGGGGTGTGGTCTGTACCGCTCTGGCTGTGGCCGGAGCTTTCGCGACAGACCTGAAGATCGGTTACTGGCTCGGCGCGACTCCCCGGAATCAGCAGCTTTACAAATTTCTCGGTATCATCGTTTCGGCGGCCTTCTGCGGGCTGGCAATGATGCTTCTCGCCAATACCTATACTCTGGGTTCACTCGAGATGCCCGCTCCCCAGGCCTCGGCGATGAAAGAGATCATATTCGGGTTGATGGGGCCCGAGGCTGGAGTACAGTGGATACTTTTCTCGTTCGGAGTGATCATATCGGTAATTCTGGCGATGGCCGGTGTGCCGGCTCTCGCGTTTGCCCTCGGAATGTATCTTCCGATACAGCTCAATACCGCGGTACTGCTCGGTGGTTTCATCGCGTGGATGGTCGGCAGAAGCAGCAGGGACAAGAAGGTTGTAAAGGGACGTAAGGAAAAAGGGATCCTGGTGGCGAGCGGATTCATAGCCGGCGGTTCGATCGCTGGTGTCGTCGCCGCGGTCATCGCGGCTCTCGGGTGGGACTCGATAGTCATGATCAGCTATCCCGATACCGCAAGCGAGCTGGTCGCGATCGGGATGCTCACATTGTTGTCCGTGTTCATGTACCAGTATTCGAAGAAAGCCTAGGGTAAGACGAGCCGGGTTGATGTGGTCGATGAGAGCCAGGAAAGAAAATATTTTATGGACAGGGACAGCGACAATCTGACGTATATCCATACTACGGACAGCCTGTGGTCGCCGGATGGAAAACGCTTCCAGAGGGAGAAGTATCTTCCCCGGGTCGAGCTCGTCAGGGAACGCTTCGGCGACAGCTTCGACTCGATCAGGGTTTTGGATGTCGGTGTAGGGTACGGGTTTTTTCTGAATCTCCTCGAAAACGAATTCGGACTGAAGAATATCTTCGGGATGGACCCCTTCCCCGGTTCGATCGAGATAGCGAAGAAGTATACTTCCGCGGAGATCATTTCGGGTGATATCAATGATGAACGATGGCCTGTTCCGGAAAAATCATTCGACCTGATCACCTCTTTCGATGTAGTCGAACATCTGGCGCAACCAGACATTTTTTTCACCAGGGCGAAGGATTATCTGTGTCCTGGTGGATTTATCATCGTTACTACTCCGAACAGGCAGCTGCCCTACATGATGCGTTCGATCCCCTGGTTCGGCATACCAGATAATAACACGACTCATATAAACGTGAAGAGGCCCGGGTACTGGAAGAAGACAGCCCGCGAAGCCGGCTATGACATAGTGAAAGCATGGAGGGGAGAGCACCTGACCCATACGAGGATCTTTCCGAAACTTTTCAGGAATATATGCGCCGCGCTGGGAGCCGATCACAGGAAGATCCCCATCATCAACTCCTTCGAGCAATCGTTCTGCATGCTCCTGCAGCACCACCAGAGCCTGTAAGATAGATTGAATTTCGCCACACTTACAGCCGAGCAGGGCATAGCGATTTGCCTTTCAACTTTTAATTGGGAATGGGGAGGAAGCCATCAGTCTCCTGCTCAGACAGTCCTCGCGTGGCAAGCCACGCTGCGGAATCTCGCGACGAGACTGATGGCTTCCTCTCCTACCGAAACAGCCGGTCGATCTGTTCGAGTTGTTCCCTGGAAAGAGGATGAGTATCACCGAGGATCTCGGTAATGAATGAGAGTCTGGCCGTCATCTCGAGCAGTTCCATTCTGCTGAACGCCTTTTGAAGAGAACTTCCTGTCGTCACCGCTCCGTGATTTGCCAGTATCAGGGTCCTGGAGTCTATCGCCGCTATTGCGACCGAAGTCGCCAGAGTGTCACTTCCCATGAGAGCGTAGGGAACGATGGCGGGCTGGCCAAGCAGAGCCCGTGATTCACCGGTGAGATCAAGCCTGATCTCCCGGCCAGTCGCGGAATAGGCCGAGGCAAAAAGAGGATGCGCGTGGATGATGGCGGTGACACCGGAACATTTTTCGTAGATCCCTGAGTGCATCCCCGTCTCCATACTCGGGGCGGAGCCAGCAGGACCCGTCGCTTTTCCGCCGGAGATAAGAGTCATATCCGATCCGGTCAGAGTATTCTTGTCCTTTCCGGAAGGCGTGATCAGAAAGCTGTCCTTATCAACACGGAGGCTGGCGTTTCCTCCTGTCGATGTGGTCAGGTCTGAAGCGCAGAGACGGCTCATGATCTCTGCCAGGTCTTTTCCCGCTTCCAGATATTCCATTCGGCGTTGCCTTTCTGTCGGAGTGGTGATGCTGAGAACTTCACCTTTCCTGTAGCCTGCCCTTACGGATGATTATCAATGTGTAGGATATTACCAGAAGTGTCAGTCCTCCAAGAAGGATAAAAGGAGCCTGGATCCCGAACGAATCGGATATATGGCCGGAAAGATAAGCGAATATCGAGTTGCCGATTATATAGATATTCGCCGTCAGGGCGAACCCGGTCGTACGGTTTTTCGGGTCCATGGCTACTGAGATGATAGACAGCATCGAGGGATAGGTGGCGAACAGGGCGAGTCCAAACAGGACAAAGGCGGTTACGATAAGAGGGACATTATGGGCGAGCCCGAGGACAAGCGATCCCGCCGTCATCATTATATATGCAGTGATCAGGGTCCATTTTCTTGTCAGGGCAGAGGCTATCTTTCCGTACATCAGTGCCGAGACCGTGCCAGCACACATCCAGCCCCCGAGGATCATGCCTGTCTTCGACATCGACATTCCGAGCCTGTGGTTGAGAAGGCTGGGAGAGTAGTTCAGCATGATACCCCAGGCGAGTCCGCCGAGTAGTATCATCGGGATGAATACACCGATATCGCGGAAGGCTTGTGGCCATGATGCCGATTTCTTTTCGGATTCTTTCTCCTTGATGATCTCTTCGCTGCTGATCGTGCCTGCAGACATAAAGAGCCCGAAAATCACCGCCAGGAGATTGATCGTCCCCCATGTGTACAGTGGCACTTTCCAGCCGTAAGCATCGACCAGGAATCCGGTCGACGTGAAGGCGAGCAGGACACCGATGTTTCCGAAGGCGCTCTGGATACCCATGGCCCTGTCGAGTGAATTTCCCCTGAACGAGTGTGATACCCAGGAAATGCCTACCGGGTGATAGATACTTGTACCGAGCCGTATTCCAGCGTAGAACAGGACCATCATCAGGTAATTCCTGGAAAGTGTGAGGAGAAGAAGGGATCCCCCGACCAGTAAAGCGTCGAGCGCGAGATAGTATCTCGTATGTCTCGTTTTCGCGAAATGTCCGATAAGGGCCTGGGCGATGATCGCGACGACGAGCCCGAACATCATGATGGTGCCGATGTCGGTATATTCTTTTATCAGTAACTGTTCTGTAAAGAGGACGGGAAAGATGGCCGGGAGTGTGACGACCGAACCATCGTTGCACGCGTGATGAAGCGCGACGGCAGCCAGCATTCTTTTTTTTCTCTTCTCGATAGTCAACGTCATCCTCCAGGGACCGGTATCTCAGATGCTGGATGAATATATGGGGTCACCCTGAAAATGTCAGCAGGTTTTGTTCGATCCGGAAGACCCGGCTCGGATTATTCGTTTCGTTATGCTATGCTCGATGTATGGATAAAAGGGAGGTTAAGAGGTGAAAGCACGGCTTCGTTCGATTGTTGTTTCAGCCATCGTGCCTGTGATCGTAGCGTCGGCATCAGGTGTGGCTGGTGGAGAGGGTGGCGACCATATCAGGATTCCTGTCGATTCCATAGGTTACGCGCTTGATCCATCGCAGGTGGAGGCTGTCGTATCGGCTTCGATCGAGAATCCCGATAACCTGAGTGGACCGGGAGCAGGTTTTCCCGACTCTCCCATGATCGGTGGAATATGCCCTCATGACGACTATGTCTTTGCCGGGGCCGCCTACGTAAAACTGATGAAAAACGTCAAAGCGCCCCTGGCCATCCTGATAGGAGTCTCTCATCGGGCCAGGCGTATCGGTATTCAAGGCAGGCTTGTGTTTGAGACATTTTCAGCGTGGAAAGGACCTTATGGGGATGTTCCGGTGTCGGGGATAAGGGAAGATATCATAGCGGCTCTTCCACCAGAGATGGTGATGATAAACGATTCGTTACACGCCGGGGAGCATTCGCTCGAAGGATTGATCCCGTTTCTTCAATATCCATGGGATAATGTTGACGGAAATGACATCGACGACCCGGGAAAGATCGAGATCCTTCCGGTGCTGGTAACAAGGCTGGCAGGAGAAAAATTTCAGGCTACGGCGGAAGCTTTCGCGGGAGTCCTGCACAGGGAACTGGACAGGCGCGGCTTGAGACCGGGATTCGATTATACAGTCATTATCTCTGCCGATTGTGTTCACTATGGAGACGAGGGATGGGGTGGCAGGAACTATTCCCCATACGGCACGGGCAGGGAAGGGTATGAGAAGGCGGTTGCTGAAGACATGGATATCATCAGCACGGTATTGATGGGCCAATTAGACGGCGAAAAGATAAAGGGATTCAGGGATCGTGTAGATAGCTATGAATTTGAATGGCCATACAAGATCCCCTGGTGTGGAGTCTATTCGATACCGTTCGGGCTGGAGATACTTTCACGCTTATGTGAGCTGGAGGGGCGACGACCACCATCCGGGATAATGCTCGATTACGGTACGAGCCTGGAACCTGGAATCCACGACATAGACGCCGGAGGGCTGGGAGCCACTAACATCGCCACTCTGAGGCATTGGGTGGGGTTTACTTCGATAGGCTACTGGTAGACCGGATTTCAACTCATATCGAATTCTATCAGGTCACCGACGCTGGTGCCGGTCTTTTCCAGTGTGTCGACAGGCAGCTCTATGGCGCTTACAGCAGTCGCGGTGGAATCGGCGAAACAGCCTGGAGGAAATCGTCTGAAGAGTTTTACGACTTTCCCGTTCCTGTCGAGGAAAGCGATATCGACAGCCGTTTTCAATCCGACTGTATATATGCTGTGACAGGGGCTTATCCAGAGCACACAATCATTGGGAATGCCGCCGCCGTTCAGGTAGCTCAATGTCCTGTGAAAATGTTTGTTCAGAGTCAGGAGAGTTTCTCCCAGCGATGTAGCGCGAGTCCGGTTATGAACAGACATGACGTGGCTCCATTTATACCAGGGTTCCAATGAACATAACGGTCAATGTGGCAAGAGCGACCTTGGCGCTCCAGGGGAAAGTCAGATTCCCGAAATCAAAATCGATGAAAGTTCCGGACTTCTCGGTCTGGCTCGAGGCGGATCTACCAGATCTCGCGGCTATCCCTGCGCCGATTTTCGTCAGCGGCGATTTGTACTCTTCCATGTGATAGATCATGGAAGAATCAGCAAGTGATGCCGCGTGACGTTCCAGTATCCTTGTCGTTCCGGCGTGCATGACGTGCTCAACGGCGTTGAGAAGAAAGACTATCATGAACAATAGAAAAGCGCCCACAGGGCCAGTAAGGCCACCGATCGCTATCGAGGTGATAAAATCCTCGAGCTTGATCCTGCCTGACCTGTAATGCCGGGCCGAACAGAGAGCTCCGACGATGATTCCCAGGAGGACCATCGCCAGTCCCCCATACCCGGAGTAGAATGTGTGGACTATGCATGCCCAGATGATGATCATCGAAGCGGATACGATCGTGATGGCGGTTCTTTCCCGGTTCCTGAATATATTATAAATAATGGCAAGAACAGCGAGGACCTTGAGCAGGCTGATTATCAAGCTTGTCGATCCCAATTGTTGCCTTTCGACAGAGTATTCCATATTTCATCCAGTGTAATACAAGATATATTCCACCGCCCGATTCTGGTTGAATTACGCGTGAGGCCGGCTGAGCAAAAGAAAACACGCGATTGCAACTTGTTGTGGATATGGTTGTTACGCGGGCTGCCGTGATCGTCTGGCGGGCCGGTTCAAGCTGGCAGCTCTCGTGAGGCGGAAGAGCACCTCCCCGTGTCAGCGTGATAACCCCCAATAAAACAGGGTCGATATCAGCATTGTGGGGGAGATTCCTGACTACCACATAACAGTGCTTTTATGACTTCCAATGATGGAGGACAATTGATGTCTGTTCCCTGTAGTTCCCGGAGTCGGTGTACGGATCCATGGACATCATGCCTGTGATGCTGTGTGTTTGTGGTCGATATTCGCCGATTGCAGGGTGATGGAATATTCATAGATCGTCCGGTTCTTGAAGATGATGAACGAGATGATCGAGCCGATGCAGGCTGGAAGCAGATAATCGATTCCGAACAGGCTGGAACTTATCAGGATCGCTGCCAGCGGGATATTGAGAGTGGCACAAAGTGTCGCCGAAACCGAGCAGGCGGCCAGGAGATAATATGCCGGGCTTCCTGGATCGATACCCGCCAGGGAGGAGACAAGTGCGCCGCCAGCCAGTCCGATGATCAGCATCGGCCCGGTGAATCCTCCGCTCATACCGCTGCCGACAGTTACCGATGTGCTGAGAATCTTCATGAAGATGATGATGAATAATAGCAGAGGCAGATTGACCCCGCCCGGAAAGGATGCCTCCAAAGTCATGTGATCGGCTGATGCCAGGCTAGAGAAAAGGGAGGATGAAGTTCCCAGTATCCACCGCAGGCCCCCGAGCCAGAGCATTGTCAGTATGGCTCCGGCAAGGCCGGCCTTCACAGGCTGGCCCAGGGGGATCTTCCCGAAGATGTCGACAGACTTCTCATAGATGATGATGAGAAGTATTCCCATGGTGCCCCCAATGACAGCCATTACCGGTAGCAGGAAGTGGATCATCCCTCCCTCAGGAGCCGGTGGGGTCGTAATCTGGAAAATCGCCCCTTCACCGAGCAGGAAGGCTGAGGTCATATATGCCATGCATCCGGTCAGTATGGAGGGGAACAGGTCAGAGTATTTCAGCGTGTCACTGCTGAGGATCTCGACGGCGAAGACAGCGCCAACGAGCGGAGAGTGGAAGATCGAGCTTACGATACCGCTTGCTCCACATATCGTGGCTGTTCTCAAAAGCCCCGTTTCATCCATGCAAAGGAGCCTGAAGAACCATCTGGTAAGATGACATCCGATGCCGGCCCCGATCCTCGACAGAGGGCCTACGATCCCTCCGCTGCCGAAAAAACCGAGTGTGATGATCGTGGCGGGAATTTTGAGGATCGTGTCTCTGAGACTCATCATACCGCGATCTCTGTTGACCGCGATCAGGTACGAAGGGATGCCTTCGCCTCCAGCGCCTGGCGCTGACTTCAGAATGAAGAGTCCACATACCAGTCCTCCCGCGATCGGCAGGAGATACGGCGAGAATGAGAATGCCTTTTCTACGACAGTCGATACGACGGGCAGGACGTAAAGAAATCCTTTTACTGTGATGGCTGTGACCGGGCCGATGATACAGGAGATCAGTATCCACTTACATAGTGTCTTGAACTGCAAGGAGTTGTGGACAACCATTTCCGTTCACCTGGTTTTCAGAAGATCTTCGAAAGCTCCTTCGAGCTTTCGCATGTTTTCGATCCAGATCCCCCTCTCCAATATTATATCGGAATTCCTGTTCCTTATCTCCACCGTTTTTTCCCGGTCGTCCGATGCCTCAAGAATTGTCCTGGCCAGCTCTTCAGGCGAGTCGACAGGCACGAGAAATCCGTTGGTCTCCGGTTCGATCCATTCCCGGTTTGCCGGTATGTCGGTCACAACCGGGATATTGCCGCATGCCATCGCTTCGAGCAGGGAGACAGATGTCGAATCGGAACGGCTGGTGGATACATAGATGTCTGAAGCCCGAAGTCTTTCGGCTATTTCTTCAGGGGCCAGCCTGCCGGCAAAGTCGAAACGATCGTCGATCCCGAGATCGGCCACTTTCCGGAACAGCCTTTCTTTTTCCGGCCCGTCGCCACAGATCGTGAAACTGGCGTCAGTAGTAGACAAGACCACTTTTGCGGCATCGACAAGAAGGTCAAGGTTGTAAATGTCATAAAGATTCCTTGTGCTGATCACATGCAGTCCTCCGTCCCGGGAGGGTATTCGCGTCTCGGACGGGTAGAAGACCGACTGGTCGATTCCGAAGATTATCTTGATAGTATCTTCCCTGGCCGCTCCCGCGGCTATGACCGCCTCGGTAAGGTTGTCCGCGTCCGTTGTTACCAGGTCTGCCGCTCCCAATGCTCTCCTGATCTGTACACGGTGGATCCTGCTTGACGGAAAGTCCACGAGCATATCCGATCCAAGCGCCGATACGACAAGAGGCCGCCGGTTCACAAGGCTTCCTATCAATCCGTAACCGGTGACATAGAGCGAGTTGACTATATCGGGTCGGAATCTGTCGATGTGTCTTCTGATAATCGGCAGTGAAGCGAGATACCCGGCCAGCTTCGTGGGCAGGTGCCTGGGGATAAGGACTGCCGGAAATGGACAGCCTTCGATATCCTCGAACGACAGGAGGAGTACTTCGTGTTTCCTGTCGTGAAAGT
The DNA window shown above is from Candidatus Latescibacterota bacterium and carries:
- a CDS encoding class II aldolase/adducin family protein, with the translated sequence MEYLEAGKDLAEIMSRLCASDLTTSTGGNASLRVDKDSFLITPSGKDKNTLTGSDMTLISGGKATGPAGSAPSMETGMHSGIYEKCSGVTAIIHAHPLFASAYSATGREIRLDLTGESRALLGQPAIVPYALMGSDTLATSVAIAAIDSRTLILANHGAVTTGSSLQKAFSRMELLEMTARLSFITEILGDTHPLSREQLEQIDRLFR
- a CDS encoding DUF192 domain-containing protein, whose amino-acid sequence is MSVHNRTRATSLGETLLTLNKHFHRTLSYLNGGGIPNDCVLWISPCHSIYTVGLKTAVDIAFLDRNGKVVKLFRRFPPGCFADSTATAVSAIELPVDTLEKTGTSVGDLIEFDMS
- a CDS encoding MFS transporter, encoding MTIEKRKKRMLAAVALHHACNDGSVVTLPAIFPVLFTEQLLIKEYTDIGTIMMFGLVVAIIAQALIGHFAKTRHTRYYLALDALLVGGSLLLLTLSRNYLMMVLFYAGIRLGTSIYHPVGISWVSHSFRGNSLDRAMGIQSAFGNIGVLLAFTSTGFLVDAYGWKVPLYTWGTINLLAVIFGLFMSAGTISSEEIIKEKESEKKSASWPQAFRDIGVFIPMILLGGLAWGIMLNYSPSLLNHRLGMSMSKTGMILGGWMCAGTVSALMYGKIASALTRKWTLITAYIMMTAGSLVLGLAHNVPLIVTAFVLFGLALFATYPSMLSIISVAMDPKNRTTGFALTANIYIIGNSIFAYLSGHISDSFGIQAPFILLGGLTLLVISYTLIIIRKGRLQER
- a CDS encoding class I SAM-dependent methyltransferase, with the protein product MVDESQERKYFMDRDSDNLTYIHTTDSLWSPDGKRFQREKYLPRVELVRERFGDSFDSIRVLDVGVGYGFFLNLLENEFGLKNIFGMDPFPGSIEIAKKYTSAEIISGDINDERWPVPEKSFDLITSFDVVEHLAQPDIFFTRAKDYLCPGGFIIVTTPNRQLPYMMRSIPWFGIPDNNTTHINVKRPGYWKKTAREAGYDIVKAWRGEHLTHTRIFPKLFRNICAALGADHRKIPIINSFEQSFCMLLQHHQSL
- a CDS encoding aldo/keto reductase, which translates into the protein MEKKGKSISRRSFLGRSAAGILGTGLGLVASGAVAGQDKTAGDAQKPKIKGYRTLGRTGYKVSDISFGNAGMQDCSLLEYAMDRGINYVDTARQYYDMEKVIGQIFPQKRDKLFLTTKLEPELFTPTTTEEQIQTAIEESLKRLNTDHVDCCLIHSVGDPGLGGLERIQNPAIVKAFTKARKAGKIRFWGASSHGPKMVEDFQW
- a CDS encoding oligopeptide transporter, OPT family, yielding MTKTTTKLPPEAYRQLQEGESYHPIIPAGSPTLEVTLRSVGVGLVMAMIFSLASAYLALKTGQGMEAAIPIAILAIGLANLFARKSTILENVIIQSIGAASSAVVAGAVFTIPALYMLDIEVSFWHIFFTAFFGGCLGVLFLIPLRDYLIVKEHGKLPFPEAMATTEILVAGESAGQQARTLIFSAVIAFFYDLFILTFGFWKEIISFHAIGIGRWMEERFSMAIRIDGLSAIVGLGYIVGVKYASIIAAGSFLSYLVFIPLVSYLGSHLTGIIPPGDVPIMQMSTDDIFVNYVRLMGIGGIAGAGVMGIIKSIPSIGKSFKLGIQGIAASRAEGHDDVRTERDMNLRDVFIGIAAIGICLWLFFRGGLADSLVSTVGVLLALGISFLFTMVAARAIGLIGTNPVSGMTLATLIITSVILTKMGLSGKPGMFVALIIGGVVCTALAVAGAFATDLKIGYWLGATPRNQQLYKFLGIIVSAAFCGLAMMLLANTYTLGSLEMPAPQASAMKEIIFGLMGPEAGVQWILFSFGVIISVILAMAGVPALAFALGMYLPIQLNTAVLLGGFIAWMVGRSSRDKKVVKGRKEKGILVASGFIAGGSIAGVVAAVIAALGWDSIVMISYPDTASELVAIGMLTLLSVFMYQYSKKA
- a CDS encoding S9 family peptidase encodes the protein MRNQIFIRSLSALGILLLFPALFTLASEAGIGEPVSPADMLSVRNCRNAVINPDGEWIAYLVSVPRTVDEKAGGAWSELYLASAKTGEIRPFIMGKVNISSPRFSPDGSLLAFLTTRGEKAKKQVWMIPVGGGEAVQVTSSETSVGSFRWHPSGDRIAYTAIEAKTDRIDKLTDKGYGFIYFEEDLRNHDIHMIGVDSNGGTGETTGLTEDVNVVKFEFAPSGDRMAVSITPSNLIDHVYMFQNIYILDLDSEELTLLSKNEGKLGNFAISPNGEKLAFTASLDRKDHAVSQAFVIDIESGTTLNLTEPGFRGHVSRIGWKNDKTVVYTASEGVWNTLNTIDAKGGKRKIILDGSRTGIVFNFPSVTGDFKHFAFIGNAVDIPGDVFYWKYGKGGMKRLTEENPWITGRKLGRQEVINYKARDGLEIEGILVYPVDYMEGQKYPLIVGVHGGPEAHYRNTWIGSYFNPAQVLAGRGYLVFFPNYRASTGYGTEFALEGYMDAAGKEFDDLADGIEHLVSKGIADPDRVGMGGGSYGGYASAWFASYYTRYVRAVCMFVGISDLISKRGTTDIPYEELYVHSGKKLDADRDQWMFALERSPIYYANKSRTAVLIVGGAADTRVHPSQSMEFYRRLKMNDHPAVRLVQYPGEGHGNRKQPGRIDVLYRHLQWYDWYVKDKNPLDGPMPPLMIDESYGLELE
- the amrB gene encoding AmmeMemoRadiSam system protein B, with the translated sequence MKARLRSIVVSAIVPVIVASASGVAGGEGGDHIRIPVDSIGYALDPSQVEAVVSASIENPDNLSGPGAGFPDSPMIGGICPHDDYVFAGAAYVKLMKNVKAPLAILIGVSHRARRIGIQGRLVFETFSAWKGPYGDVPVSGIREDIIAALPPEMVMINDSLHAGEHSLEGLIPFLQYPWDNVDGNDIDDPGKIEILPVLVTRLAGEKFQATAEAFAGVLHRELDRRGLRPGFDYTVIISADCVHYGDEGWGGRNYSPYGTGREGYEKAVAEDMDIISTVLMGQLDGEKIKGFRDRVDSYEFEWPYKIPWCGVYSIPFGLEILSRLCELEGRRPPSGIMLDYGTSLEPGIHDIDAGGLGATNIATLRHWVGFTSIGYW